In one Streptomyces sp. NBC_00597 genomic region, the following are encoded:
- a CDS encoding DUF1707 and FHA domain-containing protein yields MTSSFEFPAFPVPRLSDVERDRALDQLREGAALGKLSHDTFMRRMELALVARRSEDLAVLTADLVGRGGEGPWTRRVFGWVGRASAVTAGVRRAWTAERLPKLLLPHPSARALRIGRDPGNGLRLTDETVSRVHAELGMRGGVWVLTDLGSSNGTTVNGRRVTGSVAVRDGDQIGFGRMNFRLSSS; encoded by the coding sequence GTGACGTCGAGTTTCGAGTTTCCCGCCTTCCCGGTTCCGCGCCTTTCCGATGTGGAGCGCGACCGGGCGCTGGACCAGCTCCGCGAGGGCGCGGCCCTCGGGAAGCTGTCCCACGACACGTTCATGCGCCGCATGGAACTCGCCCTCGTCGCCAGGCGCTCCGAGGACCTCGCGGTCCTCACCGCCGACCTGGTCGGCCGCGGCGGCGAAGGCCCGTGGACCCGTCGCGTCTTCGGCTGGGTGGGCCGGGCCTCCGCCGTGACCGCCGGGGTCCGACGGGCCTGGACCGCCGAGCGGCTGCCCAAACTGCTGCTGCCGCACCCGAGCGCCCGGGCCCTGCGGATCGGTCGCGATCCCGGCAACGGGCTGCGGCTCACCGACGAGACGGTCTCCCGGGTGCATGCCGAGCTCGGCATGCGCGGCGGCGTATGGGTGCTCACCGACCTCGGCTCCTCCAACGGCACCACGGTCAACGGACGCCGGGTGACCGGCTCGGTGGCGGTCCGGGACGGTGACCAGATCGGCTTCGGCCGGATGAACTTCCGGCTCTCTTCCAGCTAG
- a CDS encoding GNAT family N-acetyltransferase gives MEAEDPKEHPPVPERPASPAGSVRPARPEDLPRLVELVHEHVAYEKAAPRPAGLAGRLGPQLFAEDARLWVLLAEAPDGTVAGYAACSAEFAFWDARHYLHMDCLYLAEEARGHGLGAALMAGVAGLARELGLDQVQWQTPDWNEGAIRFYDRLGATGAPKRRYALSVPAGQPGAATH, from the coding sequence ATGGAAGCCGAAGACCCGAAGGAACACCCGCCCGTGCCGGAACGCCCCGCGAGCCCCGCGGGCTCCGTGCGTCCCGCGCGCCCCGAGGACCTGCCCCGCCTCGTCGAACTCGTCCACGAGCACGTCGCGTACGAGAAGGCCGCTCCCCGGCCCGCCGGCCTGGCCGGCCGGCTGGGCCCGCAGCTGTTCGCCGAGGACGCCCGGCTGTGGGTGCTGTTGGCCGAGGCCCCGGACGGGACGGTCGCCGGGTACGCCGCCTGCTCGGCCGAGTTCGCCTTCTGGGACGCCCGGCACTACCTCCACATGGACTGCCTCTACCTCGCTGAGGAGGCCCGGGGCCACGGCCTCGGCGCCGCCCTGATGGCGGGCGTGGCCGGCCTCGCGCGCGAGCTCGGCCTCGACCAGGTCCAGTGGCAGACCCCGGACTGGAACGAGGGCGCCATCCGGTTCTACGACCGGCTCGGCGCCACCGGCGCGCCCAAGCGCCGCTACGCCCTCTCCGTACCGGCCGGACAGCCCGGGGCCGCTACGCACTGA